The nucleotide sequence CGTGGAGCCGGAGAAAGTGGCGTTGCTGCTCAAGGCCGCTCAGTGGGCGCCGTCGTCGTGCAACCTGCAGCCGTGGCACGTCGTGGCCGTGGACCGGTCGGAGCTGATCGGGGAGCTGGCCACCGCCGCGCCGGTGGGCACACGCGTCAACAAGTGGATGGACACCGCGCCGCTGGTGCTGGTGCTGTGCGCCCGGCCGCACCCGCTGATCCACCAGGCGGCGGGGTGGATCGATCGCGACTGCCATCGCCTTGACATCGGCATCGTGGGCGAGCACATCTGCCTCATGGCCACCGCCTTGGGCCTGGGCAGCTGCTGGATCGGCTGGTTCTCCGAGGGCCGGGTGCGAGAGCTGTTGGCGGTGCCCGCCAGCCACCAGATCCTGGCTCTCATCGTCATCGGCTACCCCGCGGGCGGCGTCCGGATGGACGAGCCGGTGGAGGTGGAGCGCCGGCGCAAGCCCCTGGCCGAGATTGCGTCGGTGAACCAATTTGGAGATCCCTACCATGAACCTGAAACCGATTAGATTACTGGCCTGGGGACTGGCCGTGCTGGTTGCCGCTGTCCCCGCCGCGGCCGCCGACAAGGCGGGCCTGACCTTCCGTCTGGAGACCAGAGCCGGCGGCGCCGGCGTCGAGACCCGCGATACGAGCCGGATCTATTGGTTTGACGGGCGATGGAAGGAGGAGGCCGAGACCGCCGCGGTCATCATCGATTTGCGGGACGACCGGCTGGTGCTGATGGATCGCGAAGGACAGACCTGGTGCGGCGGTCCGGTGGACGCCATGCTGGCGGAAATGGAGCGCGAAATCACCCGGCTGGCGGCGCGGGTCCGGGACACGTACGGCCCGCAGCCGGAGCCGCCCGTCTCCGCAGCCCCGGCGCCGCCGGCACGGCTGGAGGAGGTGGGGCGCGAGCGGGTAGGGGGGCGCCCGGCACGTCACTTTAAGCTCTGGCTCGGCGACAGCCTGGAGGGCGAATATTGGCTCGACGAGGCGATCCGTCCGGGGGACTACTTTCCTGCCGAAAGGCTCCGGCAAGTGGTGGCGCGCTTCCACGCGGTGACGGCCATCTTCGAGCGGGAGCTCCGGAGCGCGGCGCGCAACGCGCGCGAGCAGGCGATCCAGGAGGCGCTGGGTACGCTGTTTCTGCAGGGGCTGGAGCTTCAGTCGGTGGATTACCGCGCCGGCCGGACGATGAGTGGAAAGAAGGTGACCGAGGTCAGCGAGTGGGCGGGAGATGCCGCGGCCTTCCAGGTTCCGGCTGACTACCGCCGGATCTCCTACCGCGAGTTCCTCGACGCGTCCCTCCCGTCGGGCAAGGAGGTGCTGGAAAACAGTCGGTGAGTTGGTGAGCAGTGAACAGTGAACGGTGAACAGAGATAGGAGATAGGAGATCAGGGGAGCAAGGTGAGTCGAAGTCGTGAGACGTACTCGTAATCGTGATCGTAATTTGTAATCGTGATCGTGATCGTAATCGAGGCTCAAGCCTCAAGCCTCGAGCCCCGATTACGATTACGGATTGCGAGTATGGACGCGAATGGTGCCGGGGTGGGTGGAGATGACGGAGACGGGAGAAAAAATGGCGGAGGAGGTGGGATTCGAACCCACGTGCCCCGGTTTTGCCGGGGCAAGTCGATTTCGCGTCGACCCCGTTACGACCACTTCGGTACTCCTCCGCGGATGGGGACCATCCAAAGACCGACCGCCCGAAAGCGGGACGCCGAGTATAGCAAACCCCGCTCCGGACGTCCACCCCAAAGGTGGCCCCAGTCGGTCGGAGCTCCACGGCGCGCGCGGGAGGTGAATCCATGCAGCGGGTGAGTTTCCGGATCGTCGCCGACTGCGGCATGCCCCTCCAGGAGCAGATCAAGAACCAGATCATCTCGTCGCTCTACACCGGCAAGATCCAGGAGGGCGATCCGCTGCCGTCGGTGCGGGAGCTGGCGGAGCTGGCCGCGGTCAATCCCAAGACCATCCTCAAGATCTACCGCGCCCTGCAGGTCGAGGGCTACGTCCAGATGGTGCGCAGCAAGGGGGTTTTTGTCCGCAAGCTCGCCGGCGAGGATTTCACCCAGCGCCGCCGCGGGGCGATCATGAACCTCATCAAGACGACGCTGGAGAAATCCCACCTGCTCGGCGTGCCCCACGAGCAGTTCGCCCACCTGCTGCTGCGCTACACCACCGGCGTCGGGCTCCATCCGCTGCGCTGCGCTGTGGTGGACGACGCCGAGGAAATCGAAGTGTTCACCGCCGAGCTCCAGCGCCGGCTGGACATCGTCATTCATCCGGTGCTCCTCGAGAATCTGGAACGGGAGCTGGCGCCCGCCAACACCGCCATCCGCGCCGTGCCGTATGTGCTCACCACCTCCTGGCACATCGCCGCGGTGCGCCCTTTGGCCGCCGCGCTGGGGAAGCGGCTGCTGGAGATCAAGATCAATCCCGGCGTCTTCGGCGAGATCGCCCAGGTGATGCGCGAGCGGAACGTGGGCGTGGTGGTCCGCGACATGCGCACCCTCCACACCTCGTTCGACGTCTTTGCCAAGATCTTCCGGCCGGCCACCGACAAGCAGTTTCTCATCGCCCCGGTCGACAACACCGCACTGCTGGAGCGGATCGCCCGCGAGTCGGACATCGTGTTCACCTCGCCGCTGTGCTGGGAGGCGGTGCGCCGCATCACCCCCGCCGGTGTGGATCTCCGCACCTTCCAGGATTTCATCTCCGGTGAGTTCATCGAGACGCTGCGCATCCTCCAGCTCTTCGAGGACGCCGCGTCCGGGGAGGCGTCATGACCGGGCGGGAAGCCGGCGATCCGGGACGGGCACCGGTCGTCGACTGGCGGGCCGCACCGAAGGCGGAAACCCACGTCCACCTCGAGGGGAGCGTGGACGCGTCGCTGTTGCAGATGCTCCACCGCCGTCATGGCCTTCCGTGGGCGGAGCGCCCGCCGGAATCGATCTGCGCGGAGCTGGCCTTCAGCGATTTTCACGGGTTCCTCGACGCCTACAAGGCCGTCATTCAAGCGATCCACAGTGAGGACGACTTCCGCGACATCACCGCCGCGTTTTTCGGCCGGCTGCAGCGCGACGGGGTGGTCCATTGCGAATTTTTCCACACGCCCGCCGCGTGCATGAAGTACGGTCTGGATCCCGACCGGGCGCTGGCGGCCATCCTGGAGACCGCCGCCGACGAGGGGCGGGCGCGGGGGATCAGCTGGGGCGTGGTGCTGGACAACGTGCGGCAGTTCCCCGAGGAATACTTCCATCGCACGCTGGAACTGGCGTGCCGCCACCAGAGCCGGGGTGTCGTCGGCATCGGCGTGGGCGGCGACGAGACCGCAGCGCCGCTTGAGCCGCTGACGCCGGCATTTCAGGCGGCGCGGGAACGCGGTCTCCGCATCTCCTTGCACACGGGCGAGACCGGCTCGGCCGAGAGCATGCTGCGGGATCTGCGGGCGGCCCGGCCACACCGGATCGGCCACGGCCTGCCTGCCGGGCGGTCGGAGCGCGTGGCCGAACTGGTGACGGCGCTCGGCGCGGTGATCGACGTCTGCCCCACGAGCAACCGGGCCACGGGAGTGGTCCCGGACCTGGCGGCGCACCCGCTCCGGACGATGTACGCGTGGGGCGTGCCGCTGACCGTGGCCACCGACGACCCGGCTCTGTTTCAAACGGATCTGGTGCGGGAATACGAACTGGTGGCGGAGTTGATTCCGGATGCCAATCTGGCCGAGCGCCTGGCCGGGTGGCAGACGGCCAATCCCCTTCTGCCGGAGCGCGCGCAGCGACAGTTCGCGGAATTCTTCAATCTGGACTCTCGTTCGCGCGGGGGGCGCGGGGTCAATCCAGTCCGATGAACCGGACCTGATCCATGCGCGGTTGACCAAGGATCCGTCGGCGAAACAACGGACTGCATCAAGCAGAAATCCTGCGAAACCGAGTTGGATGGAGAAAGGATGCGGTCGCCAGGGAGACGGACTGATCCAGGTCGACCCGGCGCCATGGAGAGAATAACAGCGTCCGCCGCAGACAATCAGCACACGAGCTGCGATTCGCGCTTTTTCCGGCGGCGCGGGTTGAGTGCGCGGAGCCCGAACTTCTCGTATTTGTAGTTGAATATCCGGTAGGTGACTCGAAGGGAGCGGGCGGCGCGCAGCTTCACCCAGTTAGTCCGATCGAGGGCGTCGAGCATGAGGAGTTTTTCGAACTCCTTGACCCGTTCGTGGAAAGTAAGGTCTGTTTTTTCAACGAGTTGGTTCATTCGATCTCGCACGAATCCTCCCGCGGCGGCGCTGTCAACACTCGATCAGCACCATGGTGATGTCGTCCGCGTGGGACGGGTGCCGTTGGACGACGGGCTGACTGAGCACGTCCAGTAAATCCGGCTGATTACTATACGCAAGCGCTTGCATCTGGTTTCGGAATTCGGCGAAGGCGGCGCCGTCCTCGTCCAGGTCTGTGAGGCCGTCGGTGTAGAGCAAGATGCGATCGCCGGTCTGAATGGAGATCTCGTTGTCGACATAAGCGGCGTCGTGGAATAGGCCGATGGCCGGACCGGTGATGTCTGACTCCAGAAACCGCTGCTCGGCGGTGCGCAGGAAGAGGGGGAATGGGTGACCGGCGCTGGCGAAGGTCAGGCGCAGCGGCTCGGGCTGGAAAATACCGTAGAAGGCGGTGAAAAATGTCCGCCCCTTCAGGATCGGGATGAACGACCGATTGATGATCTCCAGCAGGGTGGACGGATTTCCGCAGGCGGGCGCGGCGGTGGTGAACGCCATCTTGAGCATCGCCATCATCATGGCGGAGCTGACGCCGTGCCCGGCGGCGTCGGCGATGATGACGCCGAGCGCGCCGCCCGACAGAAGCTGGTAGTCGTAGTAGTCGCCGCCCACGTTGCCGCCGGGGATGTAGCGGGCGCTGATCCGGAAGCGGTCGGTGGCCATAGTGGTGGCGGGGAGAAGGTTGATCTGGAGGGAGCGGGCCATCTCCGTGTCATACTGGATTCGCTTGCGGAACGCATACTGGTCCAGCGCCTTGCGCACCAGCAGGAGAAGCTCCTCGGGATCGAACGGCTTGGTGATGTAGTGGAACGCCCCCATCTTGAGCGCCTCGACAGCCACCTTCTCGGAGCCGTGGGCGGTGAGCATGATCACCTGGATGTCCGGGTCCGCGGCCAGGGCGCGACGTTGCACCTCAACGCCGTTGATCTTGGGCATCCGCAGGTCGGTGATGAGCACGCGGCAGCCTTTTTCCGCCAGGAAGGCCAGCCCCTCTTTCGGATCGGTGAATGTGGCGATGCTGGTGTAATGTTTCTCGAGGATCGCCTTGATCGTGTAGAGCACGGGAAACTCGTCGTCGATGACCAGCAAATCGGCACGTTTCATCGCGAATTGACCCCCTTGGCCTCCAGGACGGGAAAGCGGACCTCGAACACAGCACCGGCGCCGTCGGCGCTCGACCCGACGGCGATGGCGCCATCGTGTTCCTCCACAATGCTCCGGGCGATGGCCAGACCCAGTCCGGTGCCGGACTCCTTGTTGGAGAAGAAGGGTTCGAAGATCTTCTCCCGCAACTCGGCGGGGATGCCCGGGCCGGTGTCCGTGACGCGGATGCCGGCCGCCTCGAAGGCGCCGGCCGCGTCGTCAAGGAACGACTCCACCAGCACCCGGCCGCCGGGCGGCGTGGCGTCCAGGGCGTTCTGGAGCAGGTTGATGAGCACCTGCTTGACCTTCTCGAAGTCGGCCGTCAGTCGGATCGCTTCACGGCCCGGCCGGAATTCCAGGTTGACGCGGCGCTTGCGGCTCTCCTCCGCATAGAGGTCCACCGCGTCCTGGATGCACGCGTTGAGGTCCATCAGATCCTTGGCGAGCTCCATGGGCCGGGCGAAACGCACCAGCTCCGAGACCACGTTCTGCAGGCGGTTCACCTCGGCATTGAGCACCTTCATGTGCTGGGCGCGCGGGTCGCCGCCGTCGAAGCTGTCGCTCACCAGTTGGCCGAGGCCCTTGATGGCGACCAGGGGATTGCGGATCTCGTGGGCGATGTTGGCGGCCATCTGCCCGATCAGGGCCAGCCGCTTCTGGTGGTGCATGGTCTGCATGAACGCCTGTTCCTTCTCCCGGGCCCGGGCGTTCTCCAGAGCGATGGCCGCGTTGTTGCACAGAATCCCGAGGAAGTTGATGTCCTCGTACGAGAAGAGCTCGCCGGACAGCTTGGCTTTCAGCAGCAGGATGCCCAGCAGCCGGTCGCGCGACAACAGCGGGGCGATCACCGAAGCTTCCAGTGACCGCAGAAGGGCGATCTCCTCGGGGGGCAGGGCGAGAAAGCGCCGGTGGTTGAGCCGGTCGAACAGCTCGATGGGGTCCCGCTTGTCCATCAGCCAGTGGACCACCTGCCACGACGCGGGAATCTGGACCGAGCGGAAATCCTCGATCTCGGGGTTGCGGGCCGCGGCGCATTCGAACACCTCGGCCTCACCGCTGCGGAGGAAGAAGTAGCCGCCTTTCAGGTATGCCACGGCGGAGATCTTGTTCAGGCTCAGGTCGATGACCGTGGGGATGTCCATCGTGTAGTTCAGCTGCCGGGACGTCTCGAGGATGGTTTCGCGATAGTTGATGTGGGCCCGGTAGAAGACGCGGTCCAACAGCTTGGCGATGGAGGCCTTCAGCGGCTCGATCAGGAACGCCGCCGCCAGCAGAAACAGGATCATGAGCCACATGGGGCCGATCTTGAGATATCGCTGCAGGTCGTCGCCGTACCAGACCAGGAGCAGGAAGTAGAGGAACAGGATGACGCCCGAGACCAGGGTATAGGCGATGCTCTTCTTCAGGACGATGTCGGCGTAGAACACGCGTTTGCGTACAAAGTCGAACAGGAGGGTCAGGCCGAACAGCGCCGCGGCCAGGATTGCGAGGGCGGTGCCTGTCGACAGCCGCGTTTCGGGGAAGAGGCTCTCCGTGGCGAAACCGGCAGCCGGCAGGACCGTGCCGGCGATGAGGCCGAAGTACAGGATGTTGGCGGAGGTGCGCTCGTGCGGCTGGCGCTGCGACTGGAACGCGACGAGGCTGACTGCGATGAGCCCGACGCTGACCGCCAGGGCAGCCAGCCGGGCGGCGGTTTCCAGCACGGTCAGGCCAGGCGAGACGTCGCCAGCCTCCGGCGGGATGACGCCGGCGCCGCCGAACCACGCCGCGCCGGCAGCGGCCAGCAGCGCCGCACCGGCCAGGACCAGCACGCGGGGATTGGCGATCACCGGCACGCGGACGGGATGGTGGGCGATCAGGACGAGCAGCACCACGGGCAGCGCCAGGGCGCCCGGCAGCGCCCACCCGACCAGTCCGGCCAGCGGGGGGAAGGTCAGCGTCCAGCCCAGCAGCAGCAGGCTGGCCATCCCGAAGTAGACCAGCGACTGCAGGAGGCTGAGGAGCGGGTTGGGATAGCGAACGAGCAGGAAGATCGAGATGAGCCCACCCACCAAGCCGAAGAGCAGCCCCAGCAACGTTGCCGGGTGGCGCGCCTCCCACAGCGACAGTTGGACGGTCAGGTCCGCCCAGTTGAAGTCGTCCGCCGTGCGGATGTTCAGGGAGTACGTGGCGCCGAAACCGAGCCGGTTGAGCTTGTGCAGCACCTGCGTGCGGTTGAAGACCGGCTGCTGGTCGATGCTCAGGACCTGGTCGCCCACGGTCAGGCGGTCGGCGAGCGAGGGGTGGACGGCGCTGACGAACACGCCGTATTTTTCCACCAGGTTCGTCCGGAGGCGGTCCATCTCGGCGGGCGACAGCGTGACGAGCTGCAGCCGACCCGTCTGGAGCACCAGCAGGGTCGAGGGGCCGTCGCGGTATGCCAGCTGTGCGCGGATTTCCTCGGCGCGGCCGCTCTGGACGATCCGACCGTTGATGTTGAGAATGCGGTCTCCGGGCCGGAGCGGCGTGAGAATCGGGGCGGATTCCACCTGCAGGGCCAGGTTGTCGGGGTTGAACACAGGGCCCGCCGCGACCAGATCGCCCAGCGTGGCCCGGAGCTGGTAGGTCTTGCCGCTGCGGCGCACGCTGACGTTGACCATGTCCGTTGGGGCGATCTGGCGCCGGATCTCCACCCAATCCTGCGGGCGGACGATGGGCTGGCGGTTAACGGACAGGATGATGTCGCCCGTTTGCAGCGGCAGGCCGGCGGAACCCCTGAGCACGCAGCGATAGTGGTTTTCCACGTCGAAGCCGGGGGTCGGCGTCCGGTTCAGGATGGATGCGGCATACAGCAGAAGAGCCAGCACGGCCACAGACAGGCCGAACGCCGCCAGCTTGAGCATTCGCCAGTGCCAACCGAATTCGGCGGGTGATGCGATCATGCGCTCTCGTCTATTGGGGCCGCTGGCGCGGGGCGCATCCGGCCCGGGGGTCATTCCACCAGCTGGGCGCTGAGTTGCTTGACGTCCTGGTAGAGTGGGGCGCGCTTGTCGCCGTCCTGCAGCACGTTCAGGCAGCGCGCCACCAGCTGGCGCGCCTCATCTTTCTGCGCCGTGGCCGCGGCGATCTTGGCTTTCAGCAACAGGCTGGGCGCGTGGTTGGGATTGATGGAGAGGTTCTGGTTGATGACGTCCCGCGCCAGATCGATCTGGCCCGAAGCCAGGTAGGCCTCAGCGAGCGCCCAACGGGCGAAGATAGCGCGGTGCGGTATGGCGATCGCATCGGATACCTTGCGGAACAGCTCGATGGCTGTGCTGAAGTTGCCCAGCGAGGTGTTCATCCGGCCCACCAGATAATCATAGAGGGGATCGCCCTTGTATCTCGACATGCTGTTCGCGTCTTTAGGATCGGTGCTCTGACGGGTAGCAATCAGCTTCTGCCAGGCGTCCAGCAGTTTGCGCAGCTCGTCCATCCGGCCGGACTGCAGGTTGGAGATTCCCAGCGCGTAATAGGCCAGCGGGGAGCGCGGCGCCAGCTCCAGTGCGGCCTGGGCTTTTTTCAACGCTTTGTCGTACTCGCCCTTGTGGTGATGGATTTCGGCCATCTGCAGGAGCGCGGTGGTCTTCGCATCGCTGCTGGTGGCCCGTTCCCACATCTTCTGGGCGTACTTCATGGCTCGGGTGTGCTGGCCCTTGGCGTTGAGCACCTGGATCATGTGTTCGTGGACGTAGTCCAGGTTGGGATCCAGGTCCAGGGCGTCCTGGAACTGGGCGATGGCCTCGTCGTACCGGCCGGTCATCAGGTAGATCTCGCCGAGGCTGTCATGCGGGTTGGGATGGTCCGGGTACAACTTGGCGTACATTTCCAAGTGCTTGATCGCCAAGTCGTACTTGTAGATGTACGTGTACGTATAGCCCAGCAGGTTGTGCGCCTGGCCCATGTAGGGAGCCAGCTCCAGCGCCCGCTCAAAGCACTCGGCGGCGAGCGTTTGCTTGTTGATGGTGGTGTAGAAGAGCCCGGCCACATAGAACGGCACCGGGTCGCTGCCGTTTTGAACCATGAGTTCCTTGAGCTTGAGATGGGTCTCCTGAACCTGCTCCTTGCCCATGCGCCATTTCTGGGGTAACCGGAGCCAGATCTGCTCGGCCGGCGGGGCGCCGGGCATCAGGGCGTCCACCCGGGCCTTGTAACGGCGGGCTTCATCGTCCATGCCCCGGAATTCCATCACATTGGCCATGAAATAGTTGGTCATGAGATGGTCCGGGTTCAGTTGCAGGGCCTGCCGGAGTGTGTTTTCCGCCGCCTCGAACCGTCGTTCCACGTTGTATTCGAAGTGGAGGTGGATGAGCCGGTACACCTGGTCGCGGGTTTGCGGTGTCATGGTCCGGCCGCCGGTTTCCACCTTGACCCGCGTGGGCGTTGCGGGCACGGCGGCCAGGCAGAGTATCAAAAGCAAACTGAAGCATATTCCACGACGCATAACGTCTCCTCGACGCTGATACATACTCCTACGGAGTGTCGAGTTGGATGTTTCGGCCGGGCGATGGATTTTTCTCATCAACAACCGACTCGGCCCACCCACCATCTCGATGATATAATTATACGTTATCACCCAGTGAGCCACCGTCATGAATCGGACCGAACCCCTAGTTGACCCGAACCGGCGCGCCGAGCTCTTCCCGGTGACGCGGCGGTGGATCTACCTCAACCACGCCGCCGTGGGTCCGTTGCCGGCCTACGTGCTGGACGCCGCCCGCCACTATCTTGAGGCGATCTCGCGGGATGGCGACCACCACTGGCAGGAAACCCTCCAGGTGGTGGAGGATGCCCGCACGCTCCTCGCCGAGCTTGTCGGGGCCCGGCCAGAGGAGATCGCATTCACCCGGAACGCCTCCGAGGGGATCAGCGTGCTGGCCAACGGCCTGGACTGGCAGCCGGGCGACAACGTGGTCCTGCCGGCCATCGAGTTTCCCGCCAACGTGTTTCCCTGGCAGAACCTGGCCCGCCGGGGCGTGGATGTCCGGTACGTCCCGCTCCGGGACGGACGCTGCGAGGCGGCGGACATCATCGCCCGAATGGACGGGCGCACGCGGGTGGTTTCGGTGAGTTCGGTCCAGTTCTTCAACGGTTTTCGTCTGGATCTGGCGCCCCTGGGCGCGTTCTGCCGCGACCGCGGAGTGTTATTCTGCGTGGATGCCATCCAGCAACTGGGCGCGCTGCCACTTGATGTGGGCAGCGGGAGCGTGGACTTCCTCGCCTGCGGCGGGCACAAGTGGCTGATGTCCGGCGAGGGCATCGGGTTCCTCTACTGCCGGGCGGAACTGCTGGACCGGCTCCATCCGGCCGCAGTGGGGTGGATGGGCGTGCGCGACTGGGAGCACATGCTCAACTACCGGCTGGAGTTTCCCCCGGCGGCCCGGCGGTTTGAGACCGGCAACCTGTCGGCGTTCGGCGTGCACAACCTGAAAGCCGCGGTGGGCCACTACCTCCGGCTGGGACCGGCGGCCGTGGCCGCCCGTATCCTGACCCTGGCGGAACTGACGGCCGAAGCGGCCGGACAGCGGGGCTGGACGGTGCTCTCGCCCGACGGACCGGCGCGTTCGGGGATCGTGTCGTTCCGCGTGCCCGGCTGCGATGCCGTCGACCTGGTGGCGCGGCTGTCGGCGGCCGGCGTCCAAGCGGCGGTCCGCAACGGCGCCGTCCGCATGTCGCCCCATTTTTACAACACCGCCGAAGAGGTGGCCGAGGCGTTCATCCGCCTGGACCGGATCGTCAAATCAACCGACGGAAGGTGATCATATGAAATTGCTGACATCCGCGCAGATGCGTGAAGTGGATCGCCGCACCACCACAGAGATCGGCATCCCCGGCACCACCCTCATGGAGAACGCCGGCATTGCCGTCGTGCAGGTCCTGGAGGAGGAGTTCGACAAGCTCGACTCGTTCCACATCGGTGTGATCTGCGGCCGGGGCAACAACGGCGGCGACGGCTTCGTGATCGCCCGGCACCTGTTCCTGCGAGGGATCACGCCCCACGTCTACGTCATCGGCGGCGCCGACGGGATCACGGGCGACGCCCGGGTCAACCTGGAAATCATCCGGAATTACCGGGACATCCCCATCGCAGAAGTCACCGCGTCGGACGACCTCGAATCGCTCCGCCAGGATCTGCAGTCGTTCCATCTCGTTGTGGACGCACTCCTCGGCACCGGCCTCAACCAGCCGGCGGAGGGGCTCCAGGCCGACGTCATCCGCGCCGTCAACGATTCACCGGCGACCGTGGTGGCCGTGGACCTACCCTCGGGCCTGTTCGCCGACGAATACCGCCCGGTGGAAACCGCGGTGTTCGCCGACCTCACTGTGACCTTCACCGCGCCCAAGCCGGGCCTGATCCTGGGCGACGCCGGCGTTTACACGGGGGATCTGTACACGGTGTCCATCGGCACACCGGATTTCCTGCTCGATGTTCCGGAACACGCCCTGAACCTGCTGTCGGCCGACGACGTGCGCGGCTTCTTCCTGCCCCGCAAGAAGGACACCCACAAGGGCAACTTCGGCCACATTCTGGTGGTCGGCGGCGGGCGCGGCAAGACCGGCGCCGTGAAACTGGCCGGACTGGCGGCGCTCCGCAGCGGCGCCGGCCTGGTGACCATCGCCGTGCCGGCCGCGCTGGCCGCCGTGGCCGCAGGCGACGTCCCCGAGCTGATGGTGGAAGCGCTGCCGGGCGGCGACGACGGGTGTTTCAGCCCGGCCGCCGCCGGCCGCATCCTGGAGCTGCTCAAGACGCGCGACGTGCTGGTGATTGGGCCCGGTCTCGGATGCCAACCCGATTCCGTCGCCCTGATTCGGGACCTGCTGCCCCAACTGGAGGTCCCCGTGATCCTGGACGCCGACGCCCTCAACTGCCTGGCGGAAGATCCCGAGCTGCTCAAGCGGATCCAGGTCTCGGCGGTGCTGACGCCGCACCCCGGCGAGATGGCCCGGCTGGTGGCCCGCCGCACGGGCGAGGTGCAGGAAAACCGCGAGATGATCGCCCAGGATTTCGCCCGCAAGTACGGGCATTACCTCATCCTCAAGGGACATCGGACCGTGGCCGCCGATCCGGACGGCCAGGTCTGGATCAACCCCACCGGTAATCCGGGCATGGCCACAGCCGGCTCCGGGGATGTGCTCTCCGGCATCCTGGGCGCCTTCTGTGCCCGGATCAACCACCAGAACCCGGAGGCGTGGGCGCTGGCGTGCAACGCGGCGGTCTACGTCCACGGCCTGGCGGGGGACCTGGCCACCGAGAAACTGAGCGAGGAGTCGGTCATCGCCCGCGACATCGTCCGGTTCATCTGCCCCGCCATCCGGCGGATCCGCGAATCGTGAGCCGGACGCGGTTCATCACTGAATCGGAGGCGGAGACCTTCGCCTTGGGCCGGGCGCTGGCGCGGCGGCTGGCGCTGCCGGCCACCGTCCTGTTTTTCGGAGAGCTGGGCGCGGGGAAGACCGTCTTCATCCGGGGGATGTGCCGCGAGCTGGACGTGTCGCCGGCCGACGTGCGCAGCCCCTCCTTCACCCTCGTCAACGAGTACCGCGGCCGCTGCCGCGTCGCGCACGTCGATTTGTACCGGCTGAGCGGACCGGCCGACCTCGAGTCCATCGGGTATCACGATCTGGACGAGACGGCCGACCTGCTGCTGGTTGAATGGGCCGAGCGGCTCGAGGCGGCGCAGCCGGGGGCGGTGGAAGTCCGGATGGAACATC is from Acidobacteriota bacterium and encodes:
- a CDS encoding nitroreductase encodes the protein MNAVDLSRLMRCRRSVRGYDTRPVEPEKVALLLKAAQWAPSSCNLQPWHVVAVDRSELIGELATAAPVGTRVNKWMDTAPLVLVLCARPHPLIHQAAGWIDRDCHRLDIGIVGEHICLMATALGLGSCWIGWFSEGRVRELLAVPASHQILALIVIGYPAGGVRMDEPVEVERRRKPLAEIASVNQFGDPYHEPETD
- a CDS encoding GntR family transcriptional regulator — its product is MQRVSFRIVADCGMPLQEQIKNQIISSLYTGKIQEGDPLPSVRELAELAAVNPKTILKIYRALQVEGYVQMVRSKGVFVRKLAGEDFTQRRRGAIMNLIKTTLEKSHLLGVPHEQFAHLLLRYTTGVGLHPLRCAVVDDAEEIEVFTAELQRRLDIVIHPVLLENLERELAPANTAIRAVPYVLTTSWHIAAVRPLAAALGKRLLEIKINPGVFGEIAQVMRERNVGVVVRDMRTLHTSFDVFAKIFRPATDKQFLIAPVDNTALLERIARESDIVFTSPLCWEAVRRITPAGVDLRTFQDFISGEFIETLRILQLFEDAASGEAS
- a CDS encoding adenosine deaminase; translated protein: MTGREAGDPGRAPVVDWRAAPKAETHVHLEGSVDASLLQMLHRRHGLPWAERPPESICAELAFSDFHGFLDAYKAVIQAIHSEDDFRDITAAFFGRLQRDGVVHCEFFHTPAACMKYGLDPDRALAAILETAADEGRARGISWGVVLDNVRQFPEEYFHRTLELACRHQSRGVVGIGVGGDETAAPLEPLTPAFQAARERGLRISLHTGETGSAESMLRDLRAARPHRIGHGLPAGRSERVAELVTALGAVIDVCPTSNRATGVVPDLAAHPLRTMYAWGVPLTVATDDPALFQTDLVREYELVAELIPDANLAERLAGWQTANPLLPERAQRQFAEFFNLDSRSRGGRGVNPVR
- a CDS encoding response regulator, with translation MKRADLLVIDDEFPVLYTIKAILEKHYTSIATFTDPKEGLAFLAEKGCRVLITDLRMPKINGVEVQRRALAADPDIQVIMLTAHGSEKVAVEALKMGAFHYITKPFDPEELLLLVRKALDQYAFRKRIQYDTEMARSLQINLLPATTMATDRFRISARYIPGGNVGGDYYDYQLLSGGALGVIIADAAGHGVSSAMMMAMLKMAFTTAAPACGNPSTLLEIINRSFIPILKGRTFFTAFYGIFQPEPLRLTFASAGHPFPLFLRTAEQRFLESDITGPAIGLFHDAAYVDNEISIQTGDRILLYTDGLTDLDEDGAAFAEFRNQMQALAYSNQPDLLDVLSQPVVQRHPSHADDITMVLIEC
- a CDS encoding GAF domain-containing protein, whose product is MIASPAEFGWHWRMLKLAAFGLSVAVLALLLYAASILNRTPTPGFDVENHYRCVLRGSAGLPLQTGDIILSVNRQPIVRPQDWVEIRRQIAPTDMVNVSVRRSGKTYQLRATLGDLVAAGPVFNPDNLALQVESAPILTPLRPGDRILNINGRIVQSGRAEEIRAQLAYRDGPSTLLVLQTGRLQLVTLSPAEMDRLRTNLVEKYGVFVSAVHPSLADRLTVGDQVLSIDQQPVFNRTQVLHKLNRLGFGATYSLNIRTADDFNWADLTVQLSLWEARHPATLLGLLFGLVGGLISIFLLVRYPNPLLSLLQSLVYFGMASLLLLGWTLTFPPLAGLVGWALPGALALPVVLLVLIAHHPVRVPVIANPRVLVLAGAALLAAAGAAWFGGAGVIPPEAGDVSPGLTVLETAARLAALAVSVGLIAVSLVAFQSQRQPHERTSANILYFGLIAGTVLPAAGFATESLFPETRLSTGTALAILAAALFGLTLLFDFVRKRVFYADIVLKKSIAYTLVSGVILFLYFLLLVWYGDDLQRYLKIGPMWLMILFLLAAAFLIEPLKASIAKLLDRVFYRAHINYRETILETSRQLNYTMDIPTVIDLSLNKISAVAYLKGGYFFLRSGEAEVFECAAARNPEIEDFRSVQIPASWQVVHWLMDKRDPIELFDRLNHRRFLALPPEEIALLRSLEASVIAPLLSRDRLLGILLLKAKLSGELFSYEDINFLGILCNNAAIALENARAREKEQAFMQTMHHQKRLALIGQMAANIAHEIRNPLVAIKGLGQLVSDSFDGGDPRAQHMKVLNAEVNRLQNVVSELVRFARPMELAKDLMDLNACIQDAVDLYAEESRKRRVNLEFRPGREAIRLTADFEKVKQVLINLLQNALDATPPGGRVLVESFLDDAAGAFEAAGIRVTDTGPGIPAELREKIFEPFFSNKESGTGLGLAIARSIVEEHDGAIAVGSSADGAGAVFEVRFPVLEAKGVNSR